One Panicum virgatum strain AP13 chromosome 9K, P.virgatum_v5, whole genome shotgun sequence genomic region harbors:
- the LOC120651420 gene encoding uncharacterized protein LOC120651420 — MSKPEERSAAAGDARLVAAQRKTSMSAMSDPSLPSWTAMAAPTPTPMPSSSAAAAATVEDGDSHLHQHRRRPQAEHMKRSPVATPIENEDYLSSGFPTARTPVVEVIMPLRRISQRDKRTRVSTSDLARTNRAKRARYAVGSPTIRIINHKQLSTPTTQRSPRSSTPLSRRGSRTKDTSRQLRYVYWKEFDPITENGGILHARWYLCVTCHWISSEWKMNKRIIKFVMMESPHNAQSMFIAILKGIQDWNIEDKLFSITLDNAKVNNSMMDLLKANLLLKKMLPCEGNLFHVHCGAHVINLAVQYGLRKISGIVSNIRESVKYIKSSQSRREKFEEIAVQMGISLEKQPTLDISTSWNSTYLMLQSACPFKTVLMNWETKTKVSLLHQHWLNG, encoded by the exons ATGAGCAAGCCAGAGGaacggagcgcggcggccggggatgcCAGGTTGGTGGCAGCGCAGAGGAAGACCAGCATGTCGGCCATGTCTGACCCCTCGTTGCCATCCTGGACCGCGATGGCCGCACCTACTCCTACGCCCATGccctcgagctcggcggcggcggctgcgacagTGGAGGACGGTGACAGCCACCTCCACCAACATCGTCGTCGTCCGCAG GCTGAGCACATGAAGAGATCTCCTGTGGCTACCCCTATAGAAAATGAGGATTACCTCTCTAGTGGTTTTCCGACAGCAAGGACTCCAGTGGTGGAGGTCATTATGCCGTTGCGCAGAATTTCTCAAAGAGACAAGCGGACTAGAGTTTCCACATCTGATTTGGCAAGAACTAACCGGGCCAAGCGAGCAAGGTATGCAGTTGGTTCTCCTACTATCAGGATTATCAATCACAAGCAATTGTCTACACCAACAACTCAAAGGTCTCCAAGAAGCTCGACACCTCTGAGTCGACGTG GCTCAAGAACCAAAGATACATCTAGGCAACTGAGATATGTTTATTGGAAGGAATTTGATCCAATTACTGAAAATGGTGGGATCCTACATGCAAGAT GGTATTTATGTGTCACTTGTCATTGGATCTCAAGTGAGTGGAAGATGAACAAACGAATTATCAAATTCGTAATGATGGAGTCACCACACAATGCACAGTCTATGTTTATTGCTATACTAAAGGGTATTCAGGACTGGAACATTGAGGATAAGCTTTTTAGCATAACTTTAGACAATGCCAAGGTTAACAATTCAATGATGGACTTGTTGAAAGCGAATTTGCTGTTGAAGAAAATGCTACCATGTGAAGGGAATCTTTTTCATGTTCACTGTGGTGCACATGTCATTAACCTGGCAGTTCAATATGGATTAAGAAAAATCAGTGGTATAGTGAGCAATATTAGAGAGAGTGTGAAGTACATCAAGAGTTCACAATCTCGTAGAGAAAAATTTGAGGAAATAGCTGTCCAAATGGGAATATCACTTGAGAAACAGCCCACCCTTGATATCTCTACAAGTTGGAACTCTACATATCTCATGCTTCAATCTGCATGTCCATTTAAGACAGTTTTGATGAATTGGGAAACCAAGACAAAAGTTTCACTACTGCACCAACATTGGCTGAATGGATAA
- the LOC120651419 gene encoding putative disease resistance protein RGA4, with product MAEFVIGPLISMVKEKLSSYLLDQYKVMEGMEEQRKILERKLPAILDIIQDAEVKGAYRPGVRAWLKDLKTVAYEANDVFDNFKYEALRREAKKKGQYNMLGIDTVSLLPAHNPILFRHRMAKKLQKIVQTIEVLVAEMNAFGFTHLEPAPPSVQWRKTDSIMLDSDKDIVSRSRDEEMKKIVRILLDEASNMDLMVLPIVGMGGLGKTTFVQLVYNEPAIKKHFELRRWCCVSDDFDVGNIANTICRNIEKDREKALQDLQKEISGKRYLIVLDDVWNRDADKWGKLKTCLKQGGTGSAVLTTTRDSEVARIMTMGVAQAYSLETLGEKYMKEIIQSRAFRLQMTSSDELDDIVNKIVHRCGGSPLAAKAFGSMLSTRTTMNQWKDILAKSNICNDRTGILPVLKLSYDDLPSHMKQCFAFCAIFPKDYEIDVEHLIHLWMALDFIPLEEEAHPETVGEEIFRQLTWRSFFQEVKESPPPKYRKTNGMLCNKTTCKIHDLMHDIALSVMGKDCLTVTDRTSYTKPLPDPTRHFFLSCHLGKQLDDFLKKQPPTLQTLFCTYGDFLSHLLEYNSVRALHLQQNLRHQVRSRHLQSQHLRYLNLSDSDVITELPQEISMLYNLQTLDVSFCRRLHQLPKQMKYMTCLRHLYTHGCRSLTHMPPDIGQLASLQTLTYFVVGTSFNCSTVAELQNLNLGGQLVLHGLQNVAEAHAKAASLGKKQKLTHLSLKWNSDVNEVQDSHMKVLDALKPHGGLEMLRIDSYKGSSLPSWMIDFSLLQQLTELHLIDCTVCEVFPEFCHLKALQVLYLEKLDKLRSLCSDMTSMVFPALKKLKLRDLESMERWVSAEGKDEVTFPVLEKIGIKNCPKLTSLPEAPKLKVINVNEGKAQISLAIVKATYTCLLSKLKLSVEDREATLELDPENHESPLTELSLGGCNFLFLSSPSQPTIGFWKSFEKLVDLEIKNCSGLVYWPEEVFQSLVSLKNLEIKSCDKLIGPAHVNGEPKPTAEQVLPHLKIIRIRKCDSLVELFSLPPSLRSIYVCDCNKLERIFGKGDQFATPCDGHASSTVVEQSSAQANHPPPNLEYLFISSCGNIAALPNLPPSLKSLYIWECQELCSVSGQLGALERLVIYGCSKLLSLDSLGDLPSLESLTIDSCKCLASLPGCHGSYSALRVAMVKYCPSIDMKPLYKLDQQRLDRLEVRDLSHAHSSDPYDGAKLREPKSWKYAIPGCQDWAIRRHRNP from the exons ATGGCTGAGTTCGTGATCGGGCCGCTGATTTCCATGGTCAAGGAGAAGCTGTCCAGCTACCTTCTGGACCAGTACAAGGTGATGGAAGGCATGGAGGAGCAGCGTAAGATTCTGGAGCGAAAGCTGCCAGCCATCCTGGATATCATCCAAGATGCGGAGGTGAAGGGGGCCTACCGGCCTGGAGTAAGAGCTTGGCTCAAAGATCTCAAGACAGTGGCCTATGAGGCAAACGACGTCTTTGACAATTTCAAGTATGAGGCGCTACGGAGAGAAGCCAAGAAGAAGGGGCAGTACAACATGCTCGGCATAGATACTGTAAGCCTCTTACCTGCTCATAATCCCATTCTGTTCCGTCACAGGATGGCCAAGAAGCTTCAGAAGATTGTGCAGACCATCGAGGTCCTGGTCGCAGAGATGAATGCCTTTGGATTCACTCACCTGGAGCCAGCACCACCGTCTGTGCAGTGGCGGAAGACAGATTCAATAATGCTTGACTCTGACAAGGACATTGTTAGCAGATCCAGAGATGAAGAGATGAAGAAGATCGTGAGGATACTGCTTGATGAAGCTAGCAACATGGATCTCATGGTCCTACCTATTGTTGGGATGGGGGGATTGGGCAAGACCACCTTTGTGCAACTCGTTTACAATGAACCTGCAATCAAGAAGCATTTTGAGCTTCGGAGGTGGTGTTGTGTGTCTGATGATTTTGATGTTGGTAACATCGCAAACACAATCTGCAGGAACATAGAGAAGGATCGTGAAAAAGCATTGCAGGATCTCCAGAAAGAAATAAGTGGAAAGAGGTACCTCATTGTGTTGGATGATGTATGGAATCGAGATGCTGATAAGTGGGGTAAACTGAAGACCTGCCTTAAGCAGGGTGGCACAGGCAGTGCAGTACTGACAACAACTCGTGATTCTGAAGTAGCTCGAATAATGACCATGGGTGTAGCTCAAGCCTATAGTCTTGAGACGCTGGGTGAAAAGTATATGAAGGAAATAATCCAGAGTAGAGCATTCAGATTGCAAATGACAAGCAGTGACGAGCTTGATGACATTGTTAATAAGATTGTGCACAGATGTGGTGGTTCTCCTTTGGCAGCCAAAGCCTTTGGCTCTATGTTGAGTACGAGGACTACTATGAACCAATGGAAGGATATACTAGCCAAAAGTAACATTTGTAATGACAGGACTGGAATTTTGCCTGTTCTCAAACTCAGCTATGATGATCTGCCGTCACATATGAAGCAGTGCTTTGCCTTCTGTGCTATATTTCCCAAAGACTACGAGATTGATGTTGAGCATTTGATCCATTTATGGATGGCACTTGACTTCATACCACTAGAGGAAGAAGCACATCCTGAAACAGTAGGAGAAGAAATTTTTAGGCAGCTTACATGGAGATCTTTCTTTCAAGAGGTTAAAGAAAGTCCACCACCAAAGTATAGAAAAACGAATGGCATGCTTTGTAACAAAACCACATGCAAGATACATGATCTCATGCACGACATTGCTCTTTCTGTTATGGGTAAAGATTGTCTCACGGTAACTGACAGAACCAGTTACACGAAGCCTTTACCAGATCCAACTCGTCACTTCTTCTTGTCATGCCATCTTGGAAAACAGTTGGATGATTTTCTGAAGAAACAGCCTCCAACTCTCCAGACACTGTTTTGTACTTATGGTGACTTTTTGTCACATCTATTGGAGTACAATTCCGTACGAGCACTACACCTCCAACAAAATTTAAGGCATCAAGTCAGATCAAGGCACTTACAGTCACAACAtctgaggtatcttaatctctCAGATAGTGATGTGATCACAGAACTTCCTCAAGAAATTAGCATGCTGTATAATCTACAGACATTGGACGTTTCTTTTTGCCGTCGGCTTCATCAACTACCAAAGCAAATGAAGTACATGACATGTCTCCGACACCTGTATACACATGGATGCAGATCACTCACGCACATGCCCCCAGATATTGGACAGCTGGCATCACTGCAGACCCTAACATATTTTGTGGTGGGGACTAGTTTCAACTGCAGTACTGTTGCAgaattgcagaatttaaatCTTGGTGGACAGTTAGTGTTACACGGCCTACAAAATGTAGCTGAGGCACACGCAAAAGCAGCCAGCCTTGGAAAAAAACAGAAACTCACACACTTATCTCTCAAGTGGAACAGTGATGTCAATGAGGTACAAGATAGTCATATGAAGGTGCTAGACGCTCTCAAACCTCATGGTGGTTTGGAGATGCTAAGGATAGATTCCTATAAAGGCAGTAGTTTACCATCATGGATGATAGATTTCAGTCTGTTGCAGCAGTTGACTGAACTTCACCTGATTGACTGTACCGTGTGTGAAGTATTTCCTGAATTCTGTCATCTGAAAGCCCTTCAAGTTCTTTATTTGGAAAAGCTAGACAAATTGCGGAGCCTATGTAGCGATATGACATCTATGGTATTTCCAGCATTAAAGAAACTCAAGTTACGTGATTTAGAGAGCATGGAGAGATGGGTGTCAGCCGAAGGCAAAGATGAAGTAACCTTTCCAGTACTTGAGAAAATTGGTATTAAGAACTGTCCAAAACTGACTAGTCTACCTGAGGCGCCAAAGCTCAAGGTTATAAATGTGAATGAAGGCAAGGCACAGATATCCTTAGCAATAGTTAAAGCTACATACACGTGTTTATTGTCTAAGCTAAAACTGTCAGTTGAAGATAGAGAAGCAACACTTGAGCTAGATCCAGAGAATCATGAATCACCTTTGACAGAACTGAGCTTAGGTGGATGCAACTTTTTGTTCCTCTCAAGTCCATCCCAGCCAACAATCGGATTTTGGAaatcttttgaaaaacttgttgatCTGGAAATAAAAAATTGCAGTGGACTCGTCTACTGGCCGGAGGAAGTGTTCCAAAGCTTGGTATCCCTGAAGAACTTGGAGATTAAGTCGTGTGATAAGCTAATAGGGCCCGCACACGTGAATGGTGAACCAAAGCCAACGGCGGAACAGGTCCTGCCACATTTAAAAATTATACGGATCCGTAAGTGTGACAGCTTGGTAGAGCTGTTCAGCCTCCCCCCATCCCTCAGAAGTATTTATGTTTGTGACTGCAATAAACTTGAGCGCATATTTGGGAAGGGGGATCAGTTTGCCACACCGTGCGACGGCCACGCATCATCCACTGTGGTAGAGCAATCGTCAGCGCAAGCAAATCATCCTCCACCGAACCTAGAGTATCTATTTATATCTTCTTGTGGTAACATTGCAGCACTTCCAAACCTGCCGCCGTCCCTCAAGTCGTTATATATTTGGGAGTGTCAGGAGCTCTGTTCTGTGTCAGGGCAGCTGGGTGCACTCGAGCGGTTAGTCATTTATGGCTGCAGTAAGCTGCTGTCACTGGATTCCTTGGGAGACCTGCCATCACTGGAGTCCCTCACAATTGACAGCTGCAAATGCCTTGCATCCTTACCTGGTTGTCATGGAAGCTACTCAGCTCTTCGGGTAGCCATGGTCAAATACTGCCCATCCATAGATATGAAGCCACTTTACAAACTCGACCAACAGCGGCTTGACAGGCTTGAAGTCAGAGACTTATCCCACGCTCATTCAAGCGATCCGTATGACG GGGCTAAACTGAGGGAACCAAAATCCTGGAAATATGCTATCCCTGGGTGTCAAGATTGGGCAATCCGGCGTCACAGGAACCCCTGA